Genomic segment of Solidesulfovibrio fructosivorans JJ]:
GCCGTCAGTTCGGGCGTGGCGGTCGGACTTTCCGGGGGCTCGCGCCACTCGGGCATGGGCGCGTAGCCGGCCCGCTCGAAATCGGTGTTGTAGAGCGCCACCTTGCCCTGGGGCAGATACGGGGCGTGGTCCAGCCGGGAACTCGGCCGGGCGAAGACCGTGCCGTACTTCTCGTATTCGGGCGGCGGGGGCGCAAGCGTCAGGCCGGTCGGACGGGCGCGCAGCGCGGCCATGTCCAGCCCCAGCGGGGCGAGCTGGTCGTCCATGCAGGCGGCGATGTCGCCCTGCCAGAAGTCGTCGCCGTAGCCCATGGCCGTGGCGAGATCGAGAAAAAACCCGATCATGGACCTGTAGGGGCCAAGGGGCGGAATCACCCGGTTGGTGGCCATGAGCCAGCCGGGGCCGTACTGGAACGGAGAGTCGGTCTCGTAGCCCGTGGCCACGGGCACGACCACGTCGGCCCAGGGCGTCTCGGCGGTGCGGGCCACGTCCGCCACCACGAAGAAGTCGATTTTTTTCAGCGCCGCCAGGACATTTCGGGTGCCGCGCATGCTGGCCAGGGGCTGGGTGCCGGGGGCGATGATGCCCCGGACGGGGTAAGGATCGCCGGTCAGCACGCTTTCCCAGATGCGGTAATAGGCCGAGGACGCGCCTTCCATAAAAGGCTGAAAGGCGACGGGAAATTCCGGTCCCACCAGCTTGCCCACGATTTCCCTGGTGTAGCGCTCCCGCAGCGAAATGTCCTTGGGCCGGCGCTTGGGCGGAAGTTGCAGCATATTGGTCCCGGGCCGGTCCAGGTGGCCGGTCACGGCCATGAGCATACCCACGGCGCGAATGGCGTCGCAGGACGAGGGAGTGTGCTCCACGCCGTTGCCGAGGTCGATGGCGGCCCGGGGCGTGGCGGCGTATTCGCGCGCCACCGCTTCGATCCGCCCTGCCGGAACACCGGTGATGCCTTCGGCCCAGGCCGGGGAGTATTGCCGGACGTGCTCGGCCAGCCGCTCGTAGCCGTAGCACCAGTCCCGGACGAAATCGTGGTCGATTAGGTCCTCGCCGATCACCACGTGAAGCATGGCCAGGGCCAGGGCCGCGTCCGTGCCCGGCCGCACCGGCAGCCAGACGTCGGCCATGCCCGCGTCCGGCTCGACCGAGGGCTTGATGGCGACAATGCGCGCCCCACGCGCCTTGGCGGCCAGAAAGGCCCGGGCCGCCGGCCCCACCGGGCCGGAGTAGATGGGCTGGCGGCCCCAGTAGAGGATCAGGTCGCTTTGGCCGTAGTCCGGCAGCGGCCAGTCGGCCACGGTATGCATGAAGCCGAAGGCGCGCTGCATGGCGCAGATGCCGCTGTGGCCGTAGTTGGGGCTGCCGTGGGCGATGACGAAGCGTTGCAGGTATTCGCTGTAGGAACGCCGGGCCGGGGAGAGCACGGCCAGGGATTCGGGGCCGTACTCCCTTTTTTGTCGCAAAAGGACCGTGGCGATGTGGTCGATGGCCGCATCCCAGCTTATTTCCTCGAACCGCCCCTCCCCTTTTTCGCCGATGCGGCGCAGGGGCCGGGTCAGCCGGTCTGGGGAATAGACCCACTGGGGCGCGGCATGGGCCTTGGCGCAAAGCGCGCCCCGGTTGTTGGGGGATTCGTCCATGCCGGCCACGCGGACAAAGCGTCCGTCCCTGACAAAGGCATATATGCCGCACCCGCCGCCCGGTCCGCCGGGACCGCACATGCCGCACACCGTGGGCACGACGGTCTCGCCCCTGTCCCGGGCCACGGCGAGCGCCTGTTCATAGAGCATCGTTATCCACCTTTCGCGCGCGGGCCGCGGCGTCGCATGTGTCCGCCACGGGCGCGGCCTGGGCCTCGGCCATCTTGCGGTCGATGTGGCAGTTGATGTCGCGCAAAAAGCGCAGGATGGCGTCCTGCTCCCCGGCGTCGTAGGCCGTCAGCAGGGCCAGCCGTTCCCGCCTGGCCACGGCGTGACATTTCCCGTGGACGTCGAACATCCGGCGGCCGGCCCCGGTCAGACGGAAATAGATTTCCTTGTTGTTGGTCGGCTCGCGGTAACTTTCAATGAGCCCCTTGCCGACCAGCTTCTTCGCGATCTTGCTGATCGCCCCCCGGGTCATGCCCATCTCCCGGGAAATCCCGGTCACGTTGGCGTGGTCGAGACTGCCGATCCAGTGGATGCAATGGATCTCGGTCAAGTGCATGTCGCCGTAAAAATCCTCGCGTCCGTGCCGGAAGACGTCCGACCGTTCGGCGAACCGGACAAGGGCGTCGATGATTTGCGTCGCCTGGCTCATGGCTCCCCTCTTTTGTTTCTTCAGAAACATTTTAGGGCGCAATGTTTCCATGTCAACAAAAAACGCCCCGTGAACTTTACAGCCAGGGCTGACGCTGGCTAGACAACAAGCATTCTACGCAAACGCACGGACATGGGAGGGCTCACGCCGACATGCTTGCAATCGTGCTCTGGGGGACCGGAGGCAACGCCCGGGACTTCCTCGCCTCCGCCGTGGGCGGAGGCTTCAGCGTCGTCGGCTGCGTGGACAACGACCCGCAACGCCAGGGCGGACGTTTCGAAGGCCTGCCCGTCCATGCGCCGACGGAGCTGCCCCGACTGCGCTTCGATTATCTGGTCATCGCCAGCCACGCGGCCGGGCCCATCCGAACGCAGGCCCTGGGGCTCTCCGTCCCCTCGGGAAAAATCCTGAGCACCGCCCATGTGATCTCCCTGCAACTGCTGGCGGCCGGTCATCCGCTGGCAGGCCAGGCCGTCGGCCTGGAAACGACCGGCTGGCACCACGCCTTCGAACTGTTGCCGGGCGTTCGCACATTAGGCGCGGCGCCCCTGCGCCAAGCGCTTTTGGACGACGCGTTCCTTGGCGACGTGGCGGGCCGGCGCATGCTGGTCCTCGGCGCGCGCGACGGGGCCTACGCCTTCGACCTGGAGCGACGCGGCGCGGCCGAGGTCGTGGCCTTCGATTTCCCCGAGACCCGCAGCCACGCCTTCAATTTCGCCGTGACCATGCGCGACTCCAAGGTAACGAGCATGGTCGGCTTCCCGGAACTGCTGGCAGCCGACAGCATGGGAAAATACGACGCGGTCTGCCTGTACGAGATGCAGGGCCTGCCCCGCCATCCCCTGGAGCTTCTGGGCGTGGCGACGGACAGGCTGCGCGTCGGGGGAACGCTCTATTTCGAGAGTCTGGCGGCGGAGTTCCTGCGGGACGGGGACGCGCGGGCAAAGGAAACGGAAGGCGCGGACAATCAGGCGACGGACGGCGGCTGGGCGCTGTCCCTCCCGGCCGAGCGGCTGGGCTACGCGGGCGAGGGCCTGGCCCATGTCCCGTCCATGGCTTGTCTGCGGGCCTGGATCGAAGATGCCGGGTTGTCGATAACGGCGCTCTCTCGCGACGCCTCGGGCGACGCGGTCCACGGCAAGGCCGTCAAGACGCGGCGCACCGCCCGGCGCGCGGTCCACGCGCCCGGATGCCGGACAAGTCCATCTCGGCGGAAGCTGTGCCTCGTGTACATCGCCGGCGCGCCGCGATCGGGCACCACCTATTTGCAGCGCACATTGCGCGAGGCCGAGGGCTGCGGCGGCATCGACGACGAACAGTACCTGGACCTTTTTGCCTCGGTGCTGCGCGACGTGGAGCGCGACCCCTCCAATGCCGCCCTGGACGCCCATTTCGACGTATTCTTCACCACGCTCCAAAAATACGCCGTGCCCCGCACGGCGGCCGCCCGGGTCACGCCCGCCGTCTTCGCCCAGGTGGGACTGTGCAAGAATTTCCGCATGCTGGGCGCGGACCTGCTCGACCGGATCGTCGCGGCCAGCCTTGCCCCGGACACCCGCTTCTACGTGGCCAACCGGCCCTTTCCCGAGCCATCCTACATGGACGATCTGGCGTTTTATTGTCAGGAATCAGGCCTGTTCCGGGAGCTGCGCTGCATCCTTCCCGTGCGCCACCCCCTGGAGGTCTGGGCCTCGGGTTGCTTGAAATTCCCCTGGTGGCGCGAGGAGCGCTGGCCGTTTTCCATGGTGCTCGGGCGCTGGTTCGCGGTTTACGAAGCGGCGCGGGAACGCGGCGGCCTTTTCGTCGACTACAACAGGCTCAAGGAAAATCCCCAGGCGACCATAGACGCGCTTGCCGCGCGGCTCGGGCTGCCGAAACTGACGGCCCTGCCCTTTCGCGCGTCGAGCGTCGCGCAAGTGGAACTGCGCCTCAGCCGCAGCCAGCAGGTAAGAATCGACCGCTTCCTCCAGACCCTGCCCTTTATCGCCTGACCCGGCGGAACCCGCACGGGAAATCTTTCGGACGGCACGTTTACGAATCCTGTGACGCGTCGCCATCCTGGCGCGATTGCCTGTACTTGCTGACGGCTTGCCGGGTGACGCCGATGAGCCTGGCGGCGACGGACTGGTTGCCGCCGGCGCGGCGCAGGGCTTCCTCGATGAGCAGTTCCCGGGCCTGCTTGAGATTCGGCAGGCGCGGCCCGAAGCCCAGCAGATCCGCCGGGACAGCCCCGTCCGCCGGGGTCGCCGCGTCCAGGCGCACCGTTGGATCGAAGCGCAGCACCGCCCGAAATGCCTCCGGCCCAAGGGTTGCGCCCTCGGCCAGACGGGCGGCGTCGAGAACGAGGTGCCGCAGTTCCCGGACATTGCCCGGAAAGGCGTAGCCGCCGAGCAGGGCGGCGATGCCGGCCACGTCGGCCCGGAGGCTTCGCCCGCCCTCGCCCGCCGCCTCGTCGACGAAATGTTCGATGAGAAGCGGCAGATCGCCCGGGCGTTCCCGCAGCGGCGGCAGGGCCACCATATGGCCGCGCAGGCGGAAGTAGAGGTCGCGCCGAAACGTGCCCGCCTCCTGGAGCGCGGTCAGGTCCTGATGGGTGGCGGCGACGATGCGGGCCGTGGACTTGCGCGAGACGTCCGAACCCAGGGGCGCGTATTCTTCCTCTTGGAGCAGGCGCAACAGCTTTTTCTGGGACTGCGGGCTCAGGTCGCCGATCTCGTCCAGAAAGAGCGTGCCGTCCCGGGCCGTCTCCACCAGCCCGGCCCTGGCCTGGGCCGCTCCGGTAAAGGCCCCCCGGGTGTGGCCAAAAAGCGTGTCCGCCACCATGTTGTCGTCGAGCCCGGCCATGTTGACGGCCACGAATTTGCCCTGCCGGCGGCTGACCCGGTGGATGGCCCGGGCGATGAGCTCCTTGCCCGAGCCGCTTTCCCCGGTCACCAGCACCGGCCAGGCCGTCTCGGCGATGGCTTCCACGTAATGAAAGACCGTGCGCATGGTCTTGTCCACGGTGAGGATGTCCGCGAAAAGCTCCGGGCTATCGAGCTCCTCCTGGAAAAGGCGCTGGCGCAGGGTGCTGTTTTCCCGGCGCAGCTCGAAGATTTCGATGGCGTGCTTGATGCCGGCGATCAGCGTATTGCGCGATTCGGTCTTGACGATGAAGTCGAAGGCGCCGAGCCGGATGCAGTTGACCGCGGCCTTGATCTCGCTGAGCCCCGAGATGACCAGCACCGGCAGTTCCGGGTGCTCGGCCAGGATGCGGGGGATCAGCTCCTCGCCGGCGACATGGGGCATCATGAGATCCACAGCCACGGCGCAAAACTGGCGCTTCCCGAGCATCTCCAGCACCTGCCGGCTGTCGGAGAGCGCCACGACGTTGTTGATGCCCGAGGCGCGAAGCGCGCTTTGGAAGCTGCGCAGCCACGATTCCTCGTCGTCGACCAGGAGCACCGGATAGCGGGGCGAGGTCCGCTTGGCCCCGACCCGCTCCGCTTGCGCCTCCCCCGTCGCCACTTCCCTGTCCGCCTCCCGCCGAGGCCCGCCGCGCGGCATCACACACCCCCTTCCCGGCCGCGTCCGCACACCGGCAGGCGCATCTCCACCCGTGTACCCGCCCCCGGCCCGGAAGCAAAGACCAGCCGGCCGCCGTGCTCCTCGACGATGTTGGAGGAGACCGAAAGCCCGAGTCCCGTGCCGCCGGTTTCGCGCTTGGTGGTGAAAAACGGATCCATGATCTTGGAGAGGATCTCCGGCGCGATGCCCGAGCCGGCATCCGTCACCCGCACCACCACCGAGGCGTCCTCGGGATCGGCCAGGGTCTCCACGCGGATGGCCTGATCCCGGCGGGTCAGGGCCTCGCAGGCGTTGACCAGCAGGTTTATGACCACCTGGGACAGCTTTTGGGGATTGGCCGTCACGGCCGGCAGGCCCTCGGCCAGGGACACAGTGAAGCGGTTGGTGCTCTTGGCCACGAGGTTGTCGACCAGTTGCAGGGAATTGCGCACCACGTCGCTTATGTCGATGTCCCATTTGAAATCGTCCGGGGCGCGGCGCGAAAAATTCTTGAGGCTCCCGACGATGCCCCGGATGCGGGTGGCCCCTTCGTACATCCGGGCGAGCAGGTCCGGGAGCATGTCCCGCAGTTCGGAATATTCCAGCCCCCCGGCCACGAAGTCCCCGTTTTCCCGGTAATAGGCTTCGAGGATGGGGGTGATGTCCTCCCAGATTTCCTGCAGCATGGGGAGGTTCAG
This window contains:
- a CDS encoding molybdopterin-containing oxidoreductase family protein — its product is MLYEQALAVARDRGETVVPTVCGMCGPGGPGGGCGIYAFVRDGRFVRVAGMDESPNNRGALCAKAHAAPQWVYSPDRLTRPLRRIGEKGEGRFEEISWDAAIDHIATVLLRQKREYGPESLAVLSPARRSYSEYLQRFVIAHGSPNYGHSGICAMQRAFGFMHTVADWPLPDYGQSDLILYWGRQPIYSGPVGPAARAFLAAKARGARIVAIKPSVEPDAGMADVWLPVRPGTDAALALAMLHVVIGEDLIDHDFVRDWCYGYERLAEHVRQYSPAWAEGITGVPAGRIEAVAREYAATPRAAIDLGNGVEHTPSSCDAIRAVGMLMAVTGHLDRPGTNMLQLPPKRRPKDISLRERYTREIVGKLVGPEFPVAFQPFMEGASSAYYRIWESVLTGDPYPVRGIIAPGTQPLASMRGTRNVLAALKKIDFFVVADVARTAETPWADVVVPVATGYETDSPFQYGPGWLMATNRVIPPLGPYRSMIGFFLDLATAMGYGDDFWQGDIAACMDDQLAPLGLDMAALRARPTGLTLAPPPPEYEKYGTVFARPSSRLDHAPYLPQGKVALYNTDFERAGYAPMPEWREPPESPTATPELTATYPLILSDYHTSKNFSASWQRNVPLLREITPDPVLHIHPDAAAARGIADGDWVTVTSPHGWLKVKAERYPGIRPDTVMLLHGWWQGCKELGLPDFPLTDGGANVNLLYSVDRQKAYDPMITAMASQTLVEVKRIEEGRCTRQ
- a CDS encoding MarR family winged helix-turn-helix transcriptional regulator, which produces MSQATQIIDALVRFAERSDVFRHGREDFYGDMHLTEIHCIHWIGSLDHANVTGISREMGMTRGAISKIAKKLVGKGLIESYREPTNNKEIYFRLTGAGRRMFDVHGKCHAVARRERLALLTAYDAGEQDAILRFLRDINCHIDRKMAEAQAAPVADTCDAAARARKVDNDAL
- a CDS encoding class I SAM-dependent methyltransferase, giving the protein MLAIVLWGTGGNARDFLASAVGGGFSVVGCVDNDPQRQGGRFEGLPVHAPTELPRLRFDYLVIASHAAGPIRTQALGLSVPSGKILSTAHVISLQLLAAGHPLAGQAVGLETTGWHHAFELLPGVRTLGAAPLRQALLDDAFLGDVAGRRMLVLGARDGAYAFDLERRGAAEVVAFDFPETRSHAFNFAVTMRDSKVTSMVGFPELLAADSMGKYDAVCLYEMQGLPRHPLELLGVATDRLRVGGTLYFESLAAEFLRDGDARAKETEGADNQATDGGWALSLPAERLGYAGEGLAHVPSMACLRAWIEDAGLSITALSRDASGDAVHGKAVKTRRTARRAVHAPGCRTSPSRRKLCLVYIAGAPRSGTTYLQRTLREAEGCGGIDDEQYLDLFASVLRDVERDPSNAALDAHFDVFFTTLQKYAVPRTAAARVTPAVFAQVGLCKNFRMLGADLLDRIVAASLAPDTRFYVANRPFPEPSYMDDLAFYCQESGLFRELRCILPVRHPLEVWASGCLKFPWWREERWPFSMVLGRWFAVYEAARERGGLFVDYNRLKENPQATIDALAARLGLPKLTALPFRASSVAQVELRLSRSQQVRIDRFLQTLPFIA
- a CDS encoding sigma-54-dependent transcriptional regulator; amino-acid sequence: MPRGGPRREADREVATGEAQAERVGAKRTSPRYPVLLVDDEESWLRSFQSALRASGINNVVALSDSRQVLEMLGKRQFCAVAVDLMMPHVAGEELIPRILAEHPELPVLVISGLSEIKAAVNCIRLGAFDFIVKTESRNTLIAGIKHAIEIFELRRENSTLRQRLFQEELDSPELFADILTVDKTMRTVFHYVEAIAETAWPVLVTGESGSGKELIARAIHRVSRRQGKFVAVNMAGLDDNMVADTLFGHTRGAFTGAAQARAGLVETARDGTLFLDEIGDLSPQSQKKLLRLLQEEEYAPLGSDVSRKSTARIVAATHQDLTALQEAGTFRRDLYFRLRGHMVALPPLRERPGDLPLLIEHFVDEAAGEGGRSLRADVAGIAALLGGYAFPGNVRELRHLVLDAARLAEGATLGPEAFRAVLRFDPTVRLDAATPADGAVPADLLGFGPRLPNLKQARELLIEEALRRAGGNQSVAARLIGVTRQAVSKYRQSRQDGDASQDS